GGGTCCGGCGCCACAGTCGGGCCATGGTGACCGTTCCGGCAGCCATGGCGGCCACGTGGAGAGGCAGGGAGTCGGTGTGCGGGCCGACGGCAACGAGGACGCCCCCAGCGCCGTACAGGACGCGCTCAGCCGTTGCCACGCGCCGGGCGGTACGGGGGGAGAGCCCACGCGGCGGGGCGGCCAGAAGGGCAACGGGCTGGACGGTCTCGGCGGTCATGATGCGGTCCTCCTGGACGGCGTGGGAGCGGGAACAGGTGAGGGGCCCCGGCCGGTGTGGTCGGGGCCCCTCGTGGGCGGTGGTGCGGGTCAGCGGGTGCGGTAGAACCCGGGGCGGGCCTGCTGGACGCCCGAGGACTGGACGGTCTCGTACACGCCCCGGTACTCCCGGTCGTGCGCGGCGTTCAGGTCGTCGGCGGCCGTGGCCATGTCGTCGACGACGGTCGCCGCCTCACCGGACGTCGTGGCGACCGCGCGCAGCGCCACGTCGGCATCCCGGATGAGCGAGGTGAACCGCGGCTCTACCTCGGCCTGGTCGCACATCTCGGCCAGGCGGTCGGCCTCGTCGGCGTCGCGTTCCATCTCCCGCCGCAGCAGCCGCAGCCCTTCGACGAGCGTGAACGCGGCGGTGGAGAACGACGTCACTCGTGCGGCCAGGGCCAGAAAGGAGGGCCGCCCTCCGGTGCTGTCGGGCAGGTGAACGGGGCGCACTTCCAGGTCGCTCATGTCAGTCCTCGTTGTGGATGCGGGCGGACGGCATGTCGAGACCGGCGTCTGCAGTCGCCTGCTGGACGGGCCGGTAGGCGTCGTGCATGGCGTCGTGCGCGGTCTCGACGGCTTCGGCGGCGTTCAGCGACTCGGTGCGCATCTGCTCGGCCTTGCGGGCGACGACGTCCATCAGCTCAGCCAGCCGGGTCATGGCCCGGGATGTGAGGCGGCCGATCACGTTGTGCCGCTGGGTGAGCTCCTCGGCCAGGTCCTCGAAGCTGCGGCGCAGCTTCCGGGCCTGCTCGGCGAGAGCCGCGCACTGGTCGTACGTGGCGAAGCAGCGGGCCTTGGACGCGGCGAGGTGGTCCAGGACGTCATCGAGCGTGACTTCCGTCAGGTGTTCTGCGGCTGCTCCGCCGGTACGGGCGGCGGGCATGTGGATTCGGGGGGCAGGTGCGCCCACGGTGGCCTCCTTCGTCGTGCTGGTGGTGGTGCCGGGGCGAGGCCCGGCCGGTTGCACTGGGGAGCGGGGCAGGCTCCTCGCCCCGGTCGTGACGGCGCCTGCGGGAGTGGGCTCCCACCGGCGGGCCTGGTCGCCGGGGCGG
This genomic stretch from Streptomyces sp. NBC_01689 harbors:
- a CDS encoding conjugal transfer protein TraB is translated as MSDLEVRPVHLPDSTGGRPSFLALAARVTSFSTAAFTLVEGLRLLRREMERDADEADRLAEMCDQAEVEPRFTSLIRDADVALRAVATTSGEAATVVDDMATAADDLNAAHDREYRGVYETVQSSGVQQARPGFYRTR